The Pyxidicoccus sp. MSG2 DNA segment GACAGCCGGTTGGCGGCCTCCTGCTGCAGCTTGGAGGTGATGAACGGCGCGGGCGCGTTGCGGCGGCGCTCGCGGCGGTCCACCTTGGCCACCACGAACTCGGCCCCCTGGAGCTCGGCGACGAGCCCCTCGGTGGTGGCGCGGTCCTTCAGCTCCATCTTCTTGCCGTCCACCTTGGACAGCTTCGCCTTGAAGGGCGGCGGGCCGGCGGAACCGGCCAGCAGCGCGTCCAGCGACCAGTACTCCTCGGGGACGAAGGCCTTGATTTCGGCCTCGCGCTCCACGACGAGGCGCACCGCCACCGACTGCACGCGGCCGGCGGACAGGCCCCGGCGGATCTTCTGCCAGAGCAGCGGGGAGATTTGATACCCCACCAACCGGTCGAGGATGCGGCGCGTCTGCTGCGAGTCGTAGTTGTCCTGGTTCAGCTGGCGCGGCTGGGCGATGGCCTCCTGGACGGCCTTCTTGGTGATTTCGTTGAAGGTCACCCGCATGGCGTCGGGGTGGGCGAGCTCTTCCTTGATGTGCCAGGCAATGGCCTCGCCCTCGCGGTCGGGGTCCGTCGCGAGGAAGACCTTGTCGGCGGACTTCGCCATCTTCTTGAGCTCGTTGAGCACCTTCTCCTTGCCCTTGATGACCTCGTACTCGGGCTGGAAGTCGTGCTCCACGTCGACGCCCATCTTGCTCTTGGGCAGATCCTTCACGTGGCCCACGGAGGCCTTCACCGTGTAGCCGGAGCCCAGGTACTTCTTGATGGTCTTCGCCTTGGCGGGAGACTCCACCACCACGAGGTAGTGCGGGCCCTTGCCGCGGGGCGCGACTTCCTCGTCCGCGTCCGCATCCACGGTGGGCAGCTCGTCGTCGCCCTTCTTGCCGCGGCGGCGGGCCGCCGTCTTCTTCGCCTTGGCCGCCGGCTTCTTCTTGGCGGCCGTCTTCTTCTTGGCGGCCGCCTTGCGGGGCGACTTCGTCTCCTCCGCCGCCTCCGTCTCTTCCACCTGCTTCTTCGTCCGCGTGGCCATGACTCTCCTACCTAGACCTTTTCGTACAGCTTGCCCGGGTGCTGGATGACCAGCCCCGTCAACTCCAGCTCCACCAGCGCGCCGGTGAGCGCCGCCGGTGAGAGGGTGCTGCCGACCAGCACCTCGTCAAATGTCCGGGGAACCCGGTCCAACACTCCATAAGTGCCCTTCGCTTCCGCGGAGAGCTCCTCCCACGAGGCCGTGTAGTCCGGCGGCCCCATGACTTCCGGCTGAACGCCCACCACCCTCCACACATCCTCCGGGCCCATGCAGGCGCTCGCATGCCCGTCCCGGAGCAGCTCGTTGCACCCCGCCGCCGCCACCTGCCTCACATCCCCGGGCAGCGCGAACACCGGCCGCCCCTGTGCCCGCCCCGCGTGGGCCGTGTATAGCGCCCCCGACTTCTTCCCCGCCCTCAACACCAGGACCACATCGGATGCGCCGGAGATGAGTCGGTTGCGGCGCGGGAAGGTGGTAACGCTCGCCCGGACCCCAGGTGGGAGCTCGCTGAAGAACACGCCTCCCCGCCCCAAAAAGTGAGGAAGCAGGCGGGCTTGCGCCGGGTCCAACGCATCCAGGGCAGACCCCAGGAAGGCCCACGTCTCCCCGCCCACATCCAGCGCGCCCCAGTGGCACGCCTGGTCCACCCCCACCGCGGCCCCGGACACCACGCCCACCCCCGCCCCCGCCACCTTCCTCGCGAAGTCCCGGGCAAAGGGCAGGAAGCCGTGGTCCGGATGGCGGCTGCCCACCATGGCCACCCGGCGCCGGGGCAGCCCCGGACGCCCCCGGTAGAAGAGCAGCGGAGGCGCGTCCTCCACCTCCCGCAGGCGGTCCGGATAGGTGTGCTGGCCGGAGAAGGCCACGCCCATGGCCACCCGGCGGCAGGCCTCCAGCACGCGCTCCGCCAGCGGAGGGAGCGTGTCCACCGCCGCCAGCCGTCTGCGCACCTGTGGGGAGACCGGCGCCTGGGACACCCAGTCCCGTACAGGGACGGAGGCGAGCGCCGCGAGACTTCCATCCGCGAAGGCGCGCAGGGCGGCCAGCGTCCTCGGCCCCAGGCCGGGAACGGCCCAGAGCGCCAGGCACGCCTGCTGCTCCGCCGTGAGGCTGTCCGTCTCAGCGTCCGCCATACCCGTCCCCTGCCCGTTTCCCACCTATATAGAAGATGGGTCCCCGGGAGGGGCGCGACACATAGACACCGGACCGCCACCGGTCAAGCACTCAGCCCCTCCACTGGCGGAGGGGATGCACATTTCCTGCCGGGTTCCGGGCTCTCGGGCCCCGGGAGTTCAGCGGCTGGCGGTGGGCTCGCCGACGCGCATGACGGCGCGGTCGCCGGGAACGAGCTCTTCCATGGAGCGCGTCATGAGGCAGTTGGAGGTGCGCTCCTTCACCTCGGTCACCATGCAGGTGCCGATGTTCTCCCAGGGGAAGCGCTTCTCGTTGGCGGTGAGCGGCTTCGCCTCCTGGCCGAGCACCTGGAGGGACGGGTCGCCCTGGCGGAGGATGGTGAAGGTGTTGCCCAGCTGGACGCCGTCCGCGCTGCCCCGGTCCACCACCACCGTGTGGAACTCGCCGAGCAGCGTCAGGTACGGCACCAGCGCGGTGATGACGGTGGCCTGCAGCTCCTTCGCGTTGGCCTTCGGGGCCACGCGCTCGGTGAGGCGCTCGCCGACGGGGCCCACCAGGTCGCCGCGCTCCATGCCGTCCCACGTGTCCACCACCTGCGCGGTGACGACGTTGTCGCTCACGCGAATCACGCGCAGCGTGCCGAGGAAGTCGGTGAGGTAGCCCAGCTTCTTCTTCGTCACCGGGTGCTGGACGGCCTGGGTGGTGTGGTAGACGACGTAGCGGTCCCCCACCTTGGCGCTGCCCTTCTTCTTGAAGCGCACGTAGGCGGTGTCCGGGAAGGACAGCATCAGCGCGCCGGAGGACGAGCCCTCGATCCGGCCGGCCTCGTCCAGCTCGCGCTGGGTGACGAAGCCCTGGGTCGTCACCGGGCGCGCGGCCGACACGTCGTAGCCAATCTTCCCCGTCACCGTCACCAGGTCGCCGCCGCTCATCTCGGTGGGCGCCGTCACGTCCTCGGCGGCAATCTCCGTGCCCACGCGGGTGGGCACCTCTTCGCCCGAGGCGAAGAAGCGCACCTGGTTGCCCGGGTAGATCCAATGCGGGTTGGCGATCTCCGGGTTGTAGGCCCAGACCTTCGGCCAGTACCAGGGGCTGCCCAGGTAGCGCTGGGACAGGTCCCAGAGCGTGTCACCGTCCTGCACGGAGTGGACCTCGCCCGGGGCGCTCTCGCGGCCCTTGGGCGTGCCCGGCGGGACGGACACGGTGCCCTGGGGGCGCTCGGGGGCCTCGTCCATGACCTCGGCGCCCTCCGTCTCGCTGCCGGTGTCCTGGTCCTGCTCCTCCGTGCCCTCCTGCTGGGCGCGCGCGCTCCAGGCCGGCGCGACGGCGAGGCTCAACATCAGCGAGGTGAGGATCCGGGAGCGCATCGCACGACGTCCTTTCGAAAGAGCCTTCACTGCGGGAGCGCGGCGAGCCGCTGCTCCGCCTGCGTGGCGGCGGCCGTCCCCGGGAACTGGGTGACGACGCGGGTGTAGAGCGCCTTGGCATCCGCGGCCTGGTTCAGCCGCATCCGGCACTCGGCGAGCCGGAGCATGCTGTCCAGCATGGCATCCCCGGCGGGATAGGTCTTGATGAGCCGCTCGAACGTCCGCGCGGCGTCCTTGAACTCGCTGAGGCCGATCAGCCCGAGCCCGCTGAAGTACAGCGCGTTGTCGGCGCGAGGGTGGCGCGGATTCTCCTCCGCGAAGCGGCGCAGGCGCTCCACGCCGCCCTCCACGTTGCCGGTACGCAAGAGCGACACGGCCTTGTCGTACTCGGCGTCGAGCACGTCCGGGTCCTTCGCGTCCGCGTCGTCGTCGCGCGAGGCGACCACGGTGGCGGCCTCGCCGCCCGAGGCGGCCGCGGCCCCTTCCGGCACGGCGCTGATGAACATCTCCATCTGCTCCGTGTCCGGCTCCACCACGGGCACCGCGGTGGGCAGCTTCGGCGCGGGCTCGTTGCGCGGCTTGAGCTTCACCACCGCCAGCTCCGGCGTGGTGCCCAGGCCGTCTCCAGAAGCGCTGGCGTCCGCGGGCGTGGCGCGCGCGGGGGCACCACTCGTACGGGCCTTCTCCACCGCGTCGTGCGCCTCCAGTCGCTGCAGGCGCTCGGTCAGCCGGGCCTGCGTCTCGCGCAGGGCCTGCACCTCCGCTCGCAGCGCCCCCACGTCCGCCTGGCTGGCGGCGTTGGAGGCGCAAGCGCTCATCACGCACAGGGGCGCGGCGGCGAGCAGGCGGAAGATGACGGAGCGCGCGGGCACGGGCCTCTTCGGACGGGGATCACCCCGAGGATAGGAAGGCCCGTCGGAGAGCGTCAAGAAAACGGCCGGCGCCGCTCGGGGGCTAGAAGCGGTGTACCACGTAGTTGAGGTGGCGTCCGGTGCGCCCCGCGTCGCGGCGGTGGGAGAAGAAGCGCTCGGGCTCACATGCGGTACAGGCCGGTAGCACGTCCACGTGCGCCGGCTTCAGCCCCGCGCGCAGCAGCGTCAGCCGCACCGCCCGTGTCAGGTCCAGCTTCACCGCGCCGCCAGCGGCCTCCACCACTTCAGCACCGAAGCGGGCGGTGAAGCGCTGGCCCAATTCTCCGGACACCTCGTAGCAGCAGCGCTGGATGCAGGGCCCCACCGCCGCGAGCAACCGCTCCGGCCGCGCGCCCTTCGCCACCAGCGCCTCCACCGCCCGCGCGCTGATGTCCGCGTCCGTGCCCCGCCACCCCGAGTGCACCGCCGCCACGCGCTGTCCGTCCGGGTCCACCAGCAGCACCGGCACGCAGTCCGCCGTGCCCACCGCCACCCACGTGCCAGGCGCCTCCGTCCAAAGCGCATCCGCCTCGCCCTCCACCGGCCGCAAGGCCTCCCCTTCCCCGCCCCGCGCCTCCAGCACCCGGTCGCCATGCACCTGTGACACGCGGCACAGCGCGCCCAGCGGAGCCCCGGCGCCCGTGGCCAGCCGGCGGAGGTTCTCCAGCACCTTCTCCTGCGCGTCGCCGGTGGAGAAGCCCAGGTTGAGCGACGCGTACGGCCCCTCCGAAACGCCTCCCGCGCGGGTGGCGAAGCCATGGGGAACGGGCAGCAGCGAGGACGTCAGGAACGCGGTCGACATGCGACTCCGGGAGAGGCCAGCAACCCGCTGATGACGGGACGCAGCAAAGGAAGCAACACCACCGGAACAGGAAAATTCTTGTCCCGGTACGTTTGACAGTCCGCGTCAGCCAATTGACAATTCCGATGGAAGTTCGTGAAACAAGTTTAATCCACCGCTGCGGAGAGCTGCGAACAAGCGCATGCCCCTGGGTCCCGACACTGTTGGCAGGAAGCTCCTGTGGAGCATCGCCCTGCCGGGGCTGGTGGTGGCGTTGCTGGGCGTGGGCCACTTCTGGCGCGAGGCGCAGGTGGCGGTGCAGGACGCGACGCAGGTGGAGTCGCTGGCGCTGGCGGAGTTCGTCGCCTCCACCTTCACGCTTCCGCAGGCGCCGGGCGCATCCAAGGCCCACGCGGCGGTGGCGGAGGTGCTGAGCTCGGACACGCGCCTGTTCCGCTCGGTGGAGGACGCGCGGGTGCTGACGCCGGACGGGCACATCCGCTGGTCCCGCCGGCCGGACGAGGTGGGCCAGGAGCATGCGGAGGCCAAACGGCTGACGGCGCCCGGGCCGGAGGCGGCACGCTCCGTGGACGGGGTGACGGAGGTGGTGCGGCCGCTGGGCGGTCCCGAGTGCGGCAGCTGCCACTCGGAGGGCGAGGTGCCCGGCGCGAGCGTCCTGCAGATGCGCGTGGCGGAGCCGACGCTGCACCAGCAGCTCACGGAGATGTTCCGCGGCGCGCTGGGCGCCATGGTGCTGTTCATCGTGCTGCTGGCGTTCATCACCGCGCTGGCGCTGCACTTCAACCTCACCCGCCCGCTGCACAAGCTGAGCGCGGCCATGGGGCGCGCGGAGGCGGGCGACCTGCTGGTGCGCGCGGACGCGCGGGGCACGGACGAGCTGTCCCGGCTGGGCGCGGCCTTCAACCAGATGCTGGCGCGGCTCACCGCGATGAAGGCGGAGGAAATCGACACCCACCGGGACCTCGCGGTGGTGAAGGAGAAGCTCGCCCTCAAGGAGGAGCTGGAGGGACGCCTGCGCGAGCTGTCGCTGCTCTTCGACGTGGCGCGCTCGCTCAACGCCACGCTGGAGCTGGACGAGCTGCTGGAGGCCGTCACCCGGCTGGTGGTGGAGCGGCTCCAGATTCCGGACTTCTCCATCATGCTCCTCAACGTGGAGGGGCTGCTGGAGGTGAAGCACGCGTGGCCGGAGGGCCGCGCGGCCGAGGGGCTCACCTTCGCGCTGGGCGAGGGCGCGTGCGGGCGCGCGGCCCAGACGCTCAAGGCGGTGTACCTGCCGGACCTGGGTGACCGCACCAGCATCTTCGCGCGGCGCGGCCTGGTGGAGGGCGCGGTGGACACGGGCGCGCTGCTGGCGGTGCCCATGGTGCACATGGGCACGCTGTTGGGGGTGATGAACTTCCAGCGCCCCGAGGTGGCCAGCTTCTCCGCGGAGGAAATCGAGCTGCTGACAGCCGTCGCGGACCTGGCGGCCACGGCGGTGAAGAACGCGCGGCTGCACGCGGAGACGGTGAAGCTCACCATGACGGACCCGCTCACCGGCGTGCCCAACCGGCGCCACCTCTTCCAGCGCATGGAGCTGGAGCTGGCGCGGGCGCAGCGCTTCGGCGTCCCGCTGGCGCTGCTGATGGTGGACGTGGACCACTTCAAGCGCCTCAACGACGTGGCGGGCCACCGGGTGGGCGACGAGACGCTGCGCCGCGTGTGCGACGCGCTCCGGCTGCGCGTGCGCAAGGTGGACACGCTGGCGCGCTACGGCGGCGAGGAGTTCGTCCTGCTGTTGCCCCAGGCCTCCAAGGAGGACGCGGTGGAGGTGGCGGAGAAGCTGCGCCGCGCGGTGGCGGACAACGTGCTGCTGTCCCAGCCCGGCCTGCCCGGCAACCACGTCACCGTGTCCGTGGGCGTGGCCCACTACCCCACCGACGCCGCCACCCAGGAAGAGCTGGTGGACTGCGCCGACGCGGCCCTCTATTGCAGCAAGCGCACGGGCCGCAACCGCACCACCCCGTACGAGTCCGGCATGGAGATGCACCCCGGCCGCGAGCGCGGCCCCCACTCCCCTCCCGCCGACGTGCCCGCCGCCACCACCACCACGCCGGGTGGCGTGGCCAAGGCGTAGGCGCGCGCGCCGTCAGCTCAGCGCGACACCAGCGTGCGCACCGTGGGCAGCAGCAGGTCCGCCCACTCCTCGTACCCCTCGTCGGACGGGTGGAAGCCGTCGTGACAGAAGAACTGCGGGCGCTGGGGGATCATCTCCTTGCTGGCCGTGTACAGGTCCACCAGGTGCAGGCCGTGCGCACGGGCCACCTCGGCCATGGCGGCGTTGAAGGGCTCGATGCGGCCCTCGTAGAGGGAGCTCGGCACCAGCTTCGCCACCGGCGCCAGGGCCATGTCCGCGATGTTCACCACCACCAGCGGCGCGCCCGTCTGTTTCAGCCGGCGGGCGATGCGGTCCAGTTCCTCCTGGAAGTCCTCCACCGAGGTGCCGCGCCAGAGGTCGTTGGTGCCCACCCCCAGTGTCACCAGCGTGGGCTGCGCGGCCACCGCGCGCTTCACCTGCCCCGTGAAGACGTCGCGGATGCGGGCCCCGCTCTGCCCCAGGTTGGTGAGGCCCACCGGGAGCCCGTCACTCCGAAGCCGGGAGGCGAGGCGCTCGGGGTAGCCCCCGCCACGCGCCGCCCCCACGCCCACCGCCGTGCTGTCGCCGAGGGCGACGTAGTTGACGCTCATGCCGCTCCGCTTCCCGTCCGCCTCACGGCACCCGCAGGGCGCGCAGGGAGCG contains these protein-coding regions:
- a CDS encoding DNA-processing protein DprA; this encodes MADAETDSLTAEQQACLALWAVPGLGPRTLAALRAFADGSLAALASVPVRDWVSQAPVSPQVRRRLAAVDTLPPLAERVLEACRRVAMGVAFSGQHTYPDRLREVEDAPPLLFYRGRPGLPRRRVAMVGSRHPDHGFLPFARDFARKVAGAGVGVVSGAAVGVDQACHWGALDVGGETWAFLGSALDALDPAQARLLPHFLGRGGVFFSELPPGVRASVTTFPRRNRLISGASDVVLVLRAGKKSGALYTAHAGRAQGRPVFALPGDVRQVAAAGCNELLRDGHASACMGPEDVWRVVGVQPEVMGPPDYTASWEELSAEAKGTYGVLDRVPRTFDEVLVGSTLSPAALTGALVELELTGLVIQHPGKLYEKV
- a CDS encoding LysM peptidoglycan-binding domain-containing protein, with amino-acid sequence MRSRILTSLMLSLAVAPAWSARAQQEGTEEQDQDTGSETEGAEVMDEAPERPQGTVSVPPGTPKGRESAPGEVHSVQDGDTLWDLSQRYLGSPWYWPKVWAYNPEIANPHWIYPGNQVRFFASGEEVPTRVGTEIAAEDVTAPTEMSGGDLVTVTGKIGYDVSAARPVTTQGFVTQRELDEAGRIEGSSSGALMLSFPDTAYVRFKKKGSAKVGDRYVVYHTTQAVQHPVTKKKLGYLTDFLGTLRVIRVSDNVVTAQVVDTWDGMERGDLVGPVGERLTERVAPKANAKELQATVITALVPYLTLLGEFHTVVVDRGSADGVQLGNTFTILRQGDPSLQVLGQEAKPLTANEKRFPWENIGTCMVTEVKERTSNCLMTRSMEELVPGDRAVMRVGEPTASR
- a CDS encoding tetratricopeptide repeat protein, whose translation is MPARSVIFRLLAAAPLCVMSACASNAASQADVGALRAEVQALRETQARLTERLQRLEAHDAVEKARTSGAPARATPADASASGDGLGTTPELAVVKLKPRNEPAPKLPTAVPVVEPDTEQMEMFISAVPEGAAAASGGEAATVVASRDDDADAKDPDVLDAEYDKAVSLLRTGNVEGGVERLRRFAEENPRHPRADNALYFSGLGLIGLSEFKDAARTFERLIKTYPAGDAMLDSMLRLAECRMRLNQAADAKALYTRVVTQFPGTAAATQAEQRLAALPQ
- the pgeF gene encoding peptidoglycan editing factor PgeF, whose amino-acid sequence is MSTAFLTSSLLPVPHGFATRAGGVSEGPYASLNLGFSTGDAQEKVLENLRRLATGAGAPLGALCRVSQVHGDRVLEARGGEGEALRPVEGEADALWTEAPGTWVAVGTADCVPVLLVDPDGQRVAAVHSGWRGTDADISARAVEALVAKGARPERLLAAVGPCIQRCCYEVSGELGQRFTARFGAEVVEAAGGAVKLDLTRAVRLTLLRAGLKPAHVDVLPACTACEPERFFSHRRDAGRTGRHLNYVVHRF
- a CDS encoding diguanylate cyclase, with protein sequence MPLGPDTVGRKLLWSIALPGLVVALLGVGHFWREAQVAVQDATQVESLALAEFVASTFTLPQAPGASKAHAAVAEVLSSDTRLFRSVEDARVLTPDGHIRWSRRPDEVGQEHAEAKRLTAPGPEAARSVDGVTEVVRPLGGPECGSCHSEGEVPGASVLQMRVAEPTLHQQLTEMFRGALGAMVLFIVLLAFITALALHFNLTRPLHKLSAAMGRAEAGDLLVRADARGTDELSRLGAAFNQMLARLTAMKAEEIDTHRDLAVVKEKLALKEELEGRLRELSLLFDVARSLNATLELDELLEAVTRLVVERLQIPDFSIMLLNVEGLLEVKHAWPEGRAAEGLTFALGEGACGRAAQTLKAVYLPDLGDRTSIFARRGLVEGAVDTGALLAVPMVHMGTLLGVMNFQRPEVASFSAEEIELLTAVADLAATAVKNARLHAETVKLTMTDPLTGVPNRRHLFQRMELELARAQRFGVPLALLMVDVDHFKRLNDVAGHRVGDETLRRVCDALRLRVRKVDTLARYGGEEFVLLLPQASKEDAVEVAEKLRRAVADNVLLSQPGLPGNHVTVSVGVAHYPTDAATQEELVDCADAALYCSKRTGRNRTTPYESGMEMHPGRERGPHSPPADVPAATTTTPGGVAKA
- a CDS encoding SGNH/GDSL hydrolase family protein, which translates into the protein MSVNYVALGDSTAVGVGAARGGGYPERLASRLRSDGLPVGLTNLGQSGARIRDVFTGQVKRAVAAQPTLVTLGVGTNDLWRGTSVEDFQEELDRIARRLKQTGAPLVVVNIADMALAPVAKLVPSSLYEGRIEPFNAAMAEVARAHGLHLVDLYTASKEMIPQRPQFFCHDGFHPSDEGYEEWADLLLPTVRTLVSR